The genomic interval ATCTATGATTCTGCTTTAGGAATTCCACATAGGGCTCAGAATGTTTCTAAATCTTAGTGGatctaatttgtaaatatttgggTCATGCCAAAGGAATATAGTTTTGAAAACATCCCTCaaactattaaataaaaagaatagatctTACAGTGTTACAGTGGAAAAAAAATGATCACTACCCATTTGTTACCACTAGATggtggaagaaaattaaaaacaaaagtttttaaatgtctCTTGCTAGAGAAAGTAAAGTGTACCCTTTCAGAGCAAGGTGAACGAGAGATTAGGGAAGTTTAGAGCATGAGAAAAGTAAAAGCTGCCAATGTTATTATGACAAGTAGACTAGAAATTGGGAGATGAAGCAAATTTATGTTATTCTTGGGAAAgtacatataaaaaagaaaaatactgggctcttgtttataatttattaaaatttgataTTGTTGTGCTTAGTTTTCAGGTACTTCAAGTATTGTGAACAGAGACTGATTTGGATTATGTGTTTGTCAGCTAGactaaataaatgttaacaatggATAAATGCAAACACGTTGGGCAGTTGCAACTTGCTCAAGACCATTCCATCCTTAATCCTCAGAAATGGCACTGTGTGGACTGCAACACGACTGAGTCAATTTGGGCTTGCCTTAGCTGTTCCCATGTTGCCTGTGGAAGATATATTGAAGAGCATGCACTTAAGCACTTTCAAGAAAGCAGTCATCCTGTCGCATTGGAGGTGAATGAGATGTATGTTTTTTGTTACCTTTGTGATGATTATGTTCTTAATGATAATGCAACTGGAGACCTGAAGTTACTACGAAGTACCTTAAGTGCaatcaaaagtcaaaattattaCTGCACAACTCGTAGTGGAAGGGTTTTACGGTCTATGGGTACAAGTGATGATTCTTATTTCTTACATGATGGCGCCCAATCTCTGCTTCAAAATGATGATCAAATGTATACAGCTCTTTGGCACAGGAGAAGGATGCTAATGGGAAAAATTTTTCGAACATGGTTTGAACAATCACTCATTGgaagaaaaaggcaagaagaaCAATTTCAGGAAAAGATAGTACCAAAAAGAGAAGTGAAGAAAAGACAGCAAGATTTAGAGTATCAGGTTAAAGCAGAATTGGAAAGTACGCCTCCAAGAAAGAGTTTACGTTTGCAAGGTTTAGCTCAGTCTACCACAATAGAAATAGTTCCTGTTCAAGTACCACCACAAACTCCAGCATCACCAGCAAAAGATAAAGTAGTATCTACCTCAGAAGATGTAAGACTTAAAAAAGTTAGTGACTCCTCAGTTAAACGAAGGCCAATAGTAACTCCTGGTGTAACAGGATTGAGAAATTTGGGAAATACTTGCTATATGAATTCTGTTCTTCAGGTATTaagtcatttacttatttttcgaCAATGTTTTTTAAAGCTTGATCTGAACCAATGGCTGGCAGTGACTGCAAGTGATAAGACAAGATCTTCTTATAAGCATCCACCAGTTACAGATACAGTAGtatgtcaaatgaatgaatgccaaGAAGAAGATACAAGTTTTGTTCGGTCTAGACATTCTAGTTTGTCATCAGGACTAAGTGGTGGGGCATCAAAAAGTAGAAGGATGGAGCTTATTCAGCCAAGAGAGCCGAGTTCACAATACATTTCTCTTTGTCATGAATTGCATACTTTGTTCCAAGTCATGTGGTCTGGGAAGTGGGCATTGGTCTCACCATTTGCGATGCTGCACTCAGTGTGGAGACTAATTCCTGCCTTTCGTGGTTACGCCCAACAAGATGCTCAGGAATTTCTTTGTGAACTTTTGGATAAAATACAACATGAACTAGAGACAACTGGTACCAGTTTACCAGCTCTTATCCCCACTTCTCAAAGGAAACTGATCAAACAAGTTCTGAATGttgtaaataacatttttcatgGACAACTTCTTAGTcaggtatatttttttaaatctttattgtcatcttggaattcctgaaagtgaatCCTCAAAATGCATATTCTATGCATATCTAGTGTGTTAGAGCTAGTACCATTTTTAAGTCAAATTAGATTGTTTTTATACGTGTATATAAAGAAGTCCGCTCCCTCATTTACAATTCTTCCTTCCTGAAtcattggaaataattttatgtccAGGGTATCAAAAGCGTTTTTGAGAGGGCTgtgtgtgcctataatcctagcattctgggaggcagaggtgggtgaattgcctaagctcatgagtttgagactatcctgaacTAGACTGAGActcctccatctctaaaacataacTGTGTTGTggaggctcctgtagtcccagctagttaggagactgaggcaagaggatcacttaagcccaggagtttgaagttgctgtgagcagtgataccatggcattctaccaagggcaacaaagtgagactttgtctcaaaaaaaaagctttttttgatGAAGGGGAATCAGGAAACAACTTTATGTAAGTTAATAATATTCattctcgggcagcgcctgtggctcagtgagtagggcgcccgccccatatgccgagggtggcgggttcaaacccagccccggccaaactgcaacaaaaaaaatagccggacattgtggcgggcgcctgtagtcccagctactcgggaggctgaggcaggagaatcgcctaagcccaggagttggaggttgctgtaacccgtgtgacgccacggcactctaccgagggcaataaagtgaaactctgtgtctacaaaaaaaataataataatattcattctccgggcagcgcctgtggctcagtgggtagggtgcccaccccatatagcaagggtggcaggttcaaacccagccccagccaaaatgcaacaaaaaaatagctgggcattgtggcgtatagtcccagctactcaggagggtgaggcaagagaatctcctaagcccagaagttggagtttgccgtgagctgtgagactctgtctctaccccccccccccaaaaaaaaccccactaaataatataatatattcattCTCCGACAGATTGAGATGAGgaaggtttcatcccagaggAAACAGATCTCAAATTGCTGCAATACTGGGGATAAATATGCTGCCCATTTAAGCAATTACAGGGACCAAGGAGTAGCTCTGGAGGACTCCTTAATCCCAAAGAGATCTGAGAGGTTAACAAGTAGGCAGGGAAATTTTAAGGTGAACAAGTGTGATTTCATCTAGACAAATCCTAAATGGTTTTCCTTTACTTGAATTACTGCTCAAAAGTTTCCTTTGTTGTGAAGAGGTGGCTTACTTGTTGCTAGAATCTTCTATCAGTGAAATTAGGAAACTGATTCTCaggccggtgcagtggctcacgcctataatccacactctgggaggccaaggtgggtggattgcctgagctcacagattggagaccagcctgatcaacagcaagaccccatctctaaaaatagccggatgttgtggcaggcaactgtagtcccagctacttgggaggctaaggcaagagaattggttgacccgggcagcgcctgtgtggctcagtgagtagggcaccggccccatatgccaagggtggcgggttcaaacccagccccggccaaactgcaacaacaacaacaaaaaaatagctgggcgttgtggcgggcgcctgtagtcccagctgcttgggaggctgaggcaagagaatcgcgtaagcccaagagttggaggttgctgtgagctgtgtgacgccacggcactctacccgagggcggtacagtgagactctgtcgctacaaaaaaaaagcattggttgacccaagagtttaaggttgctgtgaactatgacgccatggcactttaccaggatgacaaagtgagactgtctcaaaaaaaaaaaaaaaaaaaggaaactgtttCTCAGGAGATTAAGATAGTTGGttgttagaatggcttttgttTTGTGTCAAGAAAGTTCTTAATATCAACCCCTGCTGCTACTGAGTCCCCAGGCTGTAAATGCCAGGCATGTACTTTATGTCAATTTGTTAAATCTAGAACTGTATTAGAACTGGTTTCTgtattttgttgcctgtgctagGAATGTAGCTGGCCTGAAAGAGCTTCTTTGTAATACTACAAATCATATGTGGATTATTTGTTCATAGAGTCTATCTTCAATTATTAGGACTGTGTTGGTATTTAGTCCTGCTGAGTGTTTTGCTGAAGTTACTATTCATTTCCTTCCCAGTTGCTACATTGCCTCTATAAATTGTTAGAACTTctgcatattttttttgtttcctatatctggattttgttttttcctatatatgTATTGTCTTTTGAAATTATCATTCAGGAGGGCTTCCAATTCTGTATAATGAAAAACACTAATAGTATTTGGTTAAGACGGGTTTGGGTTAAGTTATAGGATTTGtggttaggaaaaaaataagcgTCGGACTGGTGTTGTGTCcagcacttgtggtcccagctactcctgagcctaaggcaggtggatcacttaacACCAGGGgtctctaggctgggcaacaaattgagactatgtctcaaaaaaaaaaaaaagccagcaacagactaggaaaaaaaaaatttttttttttttttaactttttattttgagacagagtctcactatatcgcccttggtagtagggggctgtggcatcacagctcacagcaaattcaaactattgggcttaagagattctcttgcctcagcctcccaagtagctgggactacaggcgcctgccacaacacccatctattttatattgcaattgtcattgctgtttagctggttggggccgggtttgaacctgccaccctcggtgtatgtggctagcaccataaccaaTGTGCTATGAAATCAGTGGAAGATGAGGAAGcatggccaggtgcaatggctcacacttataatgctagtattctgggaggctgaggcaggggattgcctgagcttatgagttggagaccagtctgagccatagtgagaccttgtctctataaacagctgggcgttgtgacaggcgcctatagtcccagctactctggaggctgaggcaagagaatcacttaagcccaagagtttgaggttgctgtgagctgtgacgctacagcactctaccaagggcgataaagaaaaaaaaaaaaaagatgaggaaggAAAAAGGGTGAAGAACCTCAAGCCTAAAGACGTAAATGTTAAAtgcttataaatatttcatatatttaggcACAAGTAATGTATATCTATAAAATGCATCCATACTTTGGACTTTTACCTAAATTCTAGATTTGATTAATGCCCTTAGAGCTTTTTGAATGCCCAGTATTTGAAGCCCACCAATTCATAATGGATTTAATGATAATCTTTTAGAAGGAAAAATCATAATGCTAACAATAAACTAAATAAAGCAGATTATTTAGAATTGTAATGGTGCATTTTcagatgaaaattttatttactgCAATGACCTCTAATGAAAGGAGTTTACATTTTGATGGGAACGTTGTAATCTGAGGaactaatgtttttatttgcagGTTACATGTCTTGCATGTGACAACAAATCAAATACCATAGAACCTTTCTGGGACTTGTCACTGGAATTTCCGGAAAGATACCAATGCAGTGGAAAAGATGCTGCTTCCCAACCATGTCTGGTTACTGAAATGTTGGCCAAATTTACAGAAACTGAGGCTTTAGAAGGAAAAGTCTACGTATGTGACCAGTGTAATAGTAAGTAAAGCATCGTCTGTGCTTTTCTAGGAGTgataagagaaatacaaatgaaagctGCAACAAATTCCTTAATAGCAgttatgaaaatgaatttttttttttaggtcattAAGAGAAATCAGActaaacacttctttttttttctttgtcgcTCTCAGAatatagtgtcatcatagctcccagcaacctgcaactcttagGCTTGAGTAATCtcttttatctcagcctcccccgtagctgggactacgggcacccacaacaactcctggctttttttttttttttttttttttttttgtagagacagagtctcactttaccgtcttcagtagagtgccatgatgtcacaggactcacagcaacctctagctcttgggcttccgcgattctcctgcctcagcctctcgagcagctgggaccacaggcgcccgacacaacacccggccattttttggttgcagttcagccggggctgggtgtgaacccgccaccctcagtatatggggccggcgccccactcactgagccacaggcgccacccaactcctggctattttttgagacaaggtcgcactctggctcaggctagtctcaaacctgtgagctcaggcagtccacctgcctcagcctcccagagtgctaggattacaggcatgagccaccatgcccagcctaaacaCTTCTACTTCATAATTGACACTTAGGAACCTTATTGAtgacttttaaattgtttttgatcCTATAGTCAATTGTAGAAAGAAgggattcataaaataaatataaatttaatatttgcaACAGAATGAAGTAGCaaacaataggaaaaagaaaatatttcatgtagTGTGAatgaaatatttgctttatgaggttttgttttgttttttttttggctacatATCAAAGCATTGATATATAAGTAATATGtgcttatacatatataatagaaAGTAATACATTGCCAGTCatggtggctggcgcctgtaacCCTAAggctctgggaggccggggccaGTGATctctcacgggtttgagaccagcctgaggaagagtgagacccccatctctaaaaatagccaggtattgtggccagtgcctgggagaccaaggcaggtggattgcctgagtgcaggagttcgagaccagcctgaactagagcggGATcctgtctgttaaaaaaaaaaaaaaatctgggtgttgtggtgggcacctgtagtcccagatactggggaggctgaggaaagaggatacttcgagtccaagagtttgaggttgctgtgagctatgatgctatggcactctaccaagggcgacaaaatgagactctgtctcaaaaaaaaaattacaagtcaaGGAGTTATAGCCCCTGTCTTGCTATACTTGGGTCATTGGTTGTAGGAGACAATTCAGACGTAGGTATAGGACATTCAGCTGCACCCTGATACCTGGATCTCAGGGGTATATACCTGGAGGAAAGGCTTTTTAGTAGCCGGTGGAAGTGGCTTAGAGCATAGCCTCATGATAGACTGACTTGC from Nycticebus coucang isolate mNycCou1 chromosome 3, mNycCou1.pri, whole genome shotgun sequence carries:
- the USP44 gene encoding ubiquitin carboxyl-terminal hydrolase 44; translated protein: MLTMDKCKHVGQLQLAQDHSILNPQKWHCVDCNTTESIWACLSCSHVACGRYIEEHALKHFQESSHPVALEVNEMYVFCYLCDDYVLNDNATGDLKLLRSTLSAIKSQNYYCTTRSGRVLRSMGTSDDSYFLHDGAQSLLQNDDQMYTALWHRRRMLMGKIFRTWFEQSLIGRKRQEEQFQEKIVPKREVKKRQQDLEYQVKAELESTPPRKSLRLQGLAQSTTIEIVPVQVPPQTPASPAKDKVVSTSEDVRLKKVSDSSVKRRPIVTPGVTGLRNLGNTCYMNSVLQVLSHLLIFRQCFLKLDLNQWLAVTASDKTRSSYKHPPVTDTVVCQMNECQEEDTSFVRSRHSSLSSGLSGGASKSRRMELIQPREPSSQYISLCHELHTLFQVMWSGKWALVSPFAMLHSVWRLIPAFRGYAQQDAQEFLCELLDKIQHELETTGTSLPALIPTSQRKLIKQVLNVVNNIFHGQLLSQVTCLACDNKSNTIEPFWDLSLEFPERYQCSGKDAASQPCLVTEMLAKFTETEALEGKVYVCDQCNTKRRRFSSKSVVLTEAQKQLMICHLPQVLRLHLKRFRWSGRNNREKIGIHVGFEEILNMEPYCCRETLKSLRPECFIYDLSAVVMHHGKGFGSGHYTAYCYNSEGGFWVHCNDSKLSMCTMDEVCKAQAYILFYTQRVTENGHSKLLPPELLSGSQHPSEEADTSSKEILS